A section of the Amycolatopsis sp. AA4 genome encodes:
- a CDS encoding multidrug effflux MFS transporter, translated as MKQVPAEAGPVEPVLPKKRPGALRMAVVLGLLEVFGPISMDLYLPALPRLADDLRAGQSLAQATMSVCMLGLAFGQLVVGPLSDRFGRRRPLLIGIGLFTVLSVVCAFAPSIEVLLAARFLQGLCGSAGIVLSLAVARDLAEGVELVRLLALLTTVGALAPIVAPVLGGQLAAVIGWRGIFGVLAGIGAALLVVAATALPESLPPAARHPRKGRGEFRILLKDPLFLGFLLVSTCGGAAFFTYLASISFVLQDGFSLSPQLFSACFAANAVMSVLGAQVNRAAVRRAGPVRMYVLGTTFTAAAAVTMLGAVWFGAGLAALLIPLALLMFAGGTTQANGNALALANHGQRAGTAAALLGTSSFAIGPIVAPLVSLGGTTPLSMSLTMTVAYGIATVLLWLAVLPRLRRSGTA; from the coding sequence ATGAAGCAAGTCCCCGCCGAAGCGGGCCCGGTCGAACCGGTGCTGCCGAAAAAACGCCCGGGCGCGCTCCGGATGGCAGTCGTGCTGGGACTGCTGGAGGTCTTCGGTCCGATCTCGATGGACCTCTATCTGCCCGCGCTCCCCCGGCTCGCCGACGATCTCCGGGCCGGCCAGAGCCTCGCGCAGGCGACCATGTCGGTCTGCATGCTCGGCCTCGCCTTCGGCCAGCTCGTGGTCGGCCCGCTGAGCGACCGGTTCGGCCGGCGGCGTCCGCTGCTGATCGGGATCGGGTTGTTCACCGTTCTGTCGGTGGTGTGCGCGTTCGCGCCGTCGATCGAGGTGCTGCTCGCGGCTCGGTTCCTGCAAGGTCTGTGCGGGTCGGCCGGAATCGTGCTGTCGCTGGCTGTCGCGCGAGATCTCGCCGAAGGCGTCGAGCTGGTGCGGCTGCTGGCGTTGCTGACCACTGTCGGGGCGCTGGCCCCGATCGTCGCGCCGGTGCTCGGCGGCCAGCTGGCAGCGGTCATCGGCTGGCGCGGGATTTTCGGCGTGCTGGCCGGGATCGGGGCGGCGTTGCTGGTCGTCGCCGCGACTGCGTTGCCGGAGAGCCTGCCGCCCGCGGCGAGACATCCGCGCAAGGGCCGTGGCGAGTTCCGGATCTTGCTGAAAGACCCGCTGTTCCTGGGTTTTCTGCTGGTGAGCACCTGTGGCGGGGCGGCGTTCTTCACCTACCTGGCGTCGATCAGTTTCGTGCTGCAGGACGGATTCTCGTTGTCGCCGCAGCTGTTCAGCGCGTGTTTCGCGGCGAACGCGGTGATGTCGGTGCTCGGCGCGCAGGTCAACCGCGCGGCGGTGCGGCGTGCCGGGCCGGTCCGGATGTACGTCCTGGGCACGACCTTCACCGCCGCGGCGGCAGTGACGATGCTGGGCGCGGTGTGGTTCGGGGCCGGGCTGGCGGCGTTGCTGATTCCGTTGGCGCTGTTGATGTTCGCGGGCGGGACCACGCAGGCCAACGGCAACGCACTCGCCCTGGCCAACCACGGCCAGCGCGCCGGAACCGCGGCGGCGCTGCTCGGGACGTCATCGTTCGCGATCGGGCCGATCGTCGCGCCGCTGGTGTCGCTGGGCGGGACGACGCCGTTGTCGATGAGCCTCACCATGACAGTGGCGTACGGCATCGCGACCGTTCTGCTGTGGCTGGCGGTGCTGCCGCGGCTGCGCCGGTCAGGGACGGCCTGA
- a CDS encoding alpha/beta hydrolase: protein MSVPPVPYDPELEPGLAAFLDLVERIPLRADTILANRAHFATIIPPAEQIVGDRPVELTEHTVPGPEGAPDIVLTVVRPSGGVRNAPALYSIHGGGMVLGNRFFGLDGLINDVLEFGAVGISVEYRLAPENPAPAAVEDCYAGLLWTVEHADELGIDPARIVVTGASAGGGLAAGVALLARDRNGPAIAGQLLACPMLDDRNESVSTRQYDGIGAWDRNNNDTGWDALLGPARGTDAASPYAVPARMTDLSGLPPAYLDVGAAEIFRDETTEYALRIWATGGQAELHVWAGGYHGFAGFSPDAEVSRSAVATRLSWLRRILRAG, encoded by the coding sequence ATGAGCGTCCCGCCGGTGCCCTACGACCCGGAGCTGGAGCCCGGCCTCGCCGCGTTCCTCGACCTGGTCGAGCGCATCCCGCTGCGCGCCGACACGATCCTGGCCAACCGCGCGCATTTCGCGACGATCATCCCGCCCGCCGAGCAGATCGTCGGCGACCGCCCGGTCGAGCTGACCGAGCACACCGTCCCCGGGCCTGAGGGCGCACCCGACATCGTGCTCACCGTCGTGCGCCCCTCCGGGGGAGTCCGCAACGCGCCCGCGCTGTACAGCATCCACGGCGGCGGAATGGTGCTGGGCAATCGATTCTTCGGTCTGGACGGGCTGATCAACGACGTCCTGGAGTTCGGCGCGGTCGGCATCTCGGTGGAATACCGGCTGGCTCCGGAAAACCCCGCCCCGGCCGCCGTGGAGGACTGCTACGCCGGTCTGCTGTGGACAGTCGAGCACGCCGACGAACTCGGCATCGACCCGGCGCGCATCGTCGTCACCGGCGCCAGTGCGGGCGGCGGTCTCGCGGCCGGGGTCGCCCTGCTGGCCCGGGACCGCAACGGCCCGGCCATCGCCGGACAGCTGCTGGCGTGCCCGATGCTCGACGACCGCAACGAGTCCGTGTCGACCCGGCAGTACGACGGAATCGGCGCCTGGGACCGGAACAACAACGACACCGGCTGGGACGCTCTGCTCGGCCCAGCACGAGGCACCGACGCCGCCTCGCCGTACGCGGTCCCGGCGCGGATGACCGATCTCTCCGGCCTCCCGCCCGCGTACCTGGACGTCGGAGCCGCGGAGATCTTCCGCGACGAGACGACCGAGTACGCGCTGCGGATCTGGGCGACCGGCGGGCAGGCGGAATTGCACGTCTGGGCGGGCGGTTACCACGGTTTCGCCGGTTTCTCCCCCGACGCGGAGGTCTCCCGGTCGGCAGTCGCGACCCGGCTTTCGTGGCTGCGCCGGATCCTGCGCGCCGGATGA
- a CDS encoding alpha/beta hydrolase has product MTYPPVPFDPEIEPALAEIVPADAPPFTPETIPGLRRAMAEMFPPAAEVVGDAPVTVVEQTIPGPEGAPELEITILSPHESDGALPALYNIHGGGMMVGHRNMDVGRLLALVLELNVVAVNVEYRLAPEHPHPAPVEDCYAGLVWTVEHADELGIDPARVVVMGGSAGGGLAAAVSLLARDRKGPAIAGQLLLCPMIDDRNTTVASQQYPGLGTWTRESNLAGWKSLLGDAVGTDDVSPYAAPARATDLSGLPPAFIEVGSAEPFRDEDTEYALRIWATGGQAELHVWAGAFHGFDMYVPDWPISKAALETRNSWLRRIFGKAGK; this is encoded by the coding sequence TTGACCTATCCCCCCGTCCCCTTCGATCCGGAGATCGAGCCCGCGCTCGCCGAGATCGTCCCGGCCGACGCGCCGCCGTTCACTCCCGAGACGATCCCCGGCCTGCGCCGCGCGATGGCCGAGATGTTCCCGCCCGCCGCGGAAGTCGTCGGCGACGCCCCGGTGACCGTCGTCGAACAGACCATCCCCGGCCCGGAAGGCGCGCCGGAGCTGGAAATCACCATTCTCTCCCCGCACGAGAGCGACGGCGCGCTGCCGGCGCTGTACAACATCCACGGCGGCGGCATGATGGTCGGCCACCGCAACATGGACGTGGGCCGGTTGCTGGCGCTGGTGCTGGAGCTGAACGTCGTCGCGGTGAACGTCGAATACCGGCTCGCGCCCGAGCATCCGCACCCCGCGCCGGTCGAGGACTGCTACGCCGGTCTCGTGTGGACAGTCGAGCACGCCGACGAACTCGGCATCGACCCGGCGCGCGTCGTGGTGATGGGCGGCAGCGCGGGCGGCGGTCTCGCCGCGGCGGTCTCGCTCCTCGCCCGTGACCGGAAAGGCCCGGCCATCGCGGGCCAGCTGCTGCTGTGCCCGATGATCGACGACCGCAACACGACCGTCGCGAGCCAGCAGTACCCCGGCCTGGGCACGTGGACGCGGGAGTCGAACCTGGCGGGCTGGAAGTCCCTGCTGGGCGACGCGGTCGGCACCGACGACGTCTCCCCCTACGCCGCCCCGGCGCGCGCGACCGACCTGTCCGGTCTGCCCCCGGCGTTCATCGAGGTCGGCAGCGCGGAACCGTTCCGCGACGAGGACACCGAGTACGCGCTGCGGATCTGGGCGACCGGCGGGCAGGCCGAACTGCACGTGTGGGCGGGCGCCTTCCACGGGTTCGACATGTACGTGCCGGACTGGCCGATCAGCAAGGCCGCGCTCGAAACTCGCAACTCGTGGCTGCGGCGGATCTTCGGGAAGGCCGGGAAATGA
- a CDS encoding aldo/keto reductase translates to MSASSPLPRRKVGTSGLDVSLLSLGSWHTYDRMDFADAVAMIRAAVEAGVNLFDVGVYGMPGHPPVFTDVLWSAIVRAARVPREDYLVSAKLWIEGFGGQGFRPQLENAFLRGGFDVADLVILGDLRRDDVALEDLVEDLAGLTRSGLIRAWGVNNWSAGNIARLREIAEALQVPGPQIAQLKYSIGRRSIPDGEPFARLFADGFVMQASDVLEGGILAGRTKLTREIGRDPGDVRKRITRDAAKVVKVAEELGTSAARLAVAFTLTHPANVTTLFGATRMEQLEDNLAAVELVEQVGAEQIRALVEPFWADRDAVDPEGP, encoded by the coding sequence GTGTCCGCATCCTCGCCCCTGCCGCGCCGCAAGGTCGGCACGTCCGGTTTGGACGTTTCGCTGCTGTCGCTCGGTTCGTGGCACACCTACGACCGGATGGACTTCGCCGACGCCGTCGCGATGATCCGCGCCGCGGTCGAGGCCGGCGTGAACCTGTTCGACGTCGGCGTCTACGGCATGCCCGGCCACCCGCCGGTGTTCACCGACGTGCTCTGGAGCGCGATCGTCCGCGCCGCCCGCGTCCCGCGCGAGGACTACCTGGTCTCGGCGAAGCTGTGGATCGAAGGCTTCGGCGGCCAGGGATTCCGGCCGCAGCTGGAAAACGCGTTCCTGCGCGGCGGCTTCGACGTCGCGGACCTGGTGATCCTCGGCGACCTTCGCCGGGACGACGTCGCGCTGGAGGACCTGGTCGAAGACCTCGCCGGGCTGACCCGCTCCGGGCTGATCCGCGCGTGGGGCGTCAACAACTGGTCGGCCGGGAACATCGCGCGGCTGCGCGAGATCGCCGAAGCCCTGCAGGTGCCGGGTCCGCAGATCGCGCAGCTGAAGTACAGCATCGGCCGCCGGTCCATTCCGGACGGCGAGCCGTTCGCCCGGCTGTTCGCCGACGGTTTCGTCATGCAGGCCTCGGATGTCCTCGAAGGCGGCATCCTCGCCGGGCGCACCAAGCTGACCCGCGAGATCGGCCGCGACCCCGGCGACGTCCGCAAGCGCATCACCCGCGACGCCGCCAAGGTCGTGAAGGTCGCGGAGGAACTCGGCACCAGCGCCGCACGGCTCGCGGTCGCGTTCACGCTGACGCATCCGGCGAACGTCACGACACTCTTCGGCGCGACCCGGATGGAACAACTGGAGGACAACCTCGCCGCGGTCGAACTGGTCGAGCAGGTCGGGGCCGAGCAGATCCGGGCGCTGGTGGAGCCGTTCTGGGCGGACCGCGACGCCGTCGATCCCGAAGGCCCCTGA
- a CDS encoding zinc-binding dehydrogenase, translating into MTVPTSTRAAVLTEHGAPLELTELPLPAELEAGAALVRVSCATLCGTDVEIWSGKMSFPGMLPMVLGHEMVGEVVATGPDTRDALGRAIAVGARIGWSESTCGECYGCTVLREPVACSRRGYGFLQRSDVAPFATAGLCEYAYVVPGAAKLLLPAEVPDTWAAMAGCAAKTVLRAFDRVGGVRPGSRVVVQGSGALGLFATAVAHLSGAGRVLTVGAPAARLELAKEFGADDVVDVAGGSDAIVERVTELTGGHGGDLVLDFAGAPSIGREAVAMAAQRGRVVIVGSTGPEPTPVPLGTVMGKELTVVGSLNGDIADYHHAIEFFGSFASRMPWDRLFGAPVGLSGASERIEAMHRLDETKAVVDPRLP; encoded by the coding sequence ATGACCGTCCCGACTTCCACCCGCGCCGCGGTGCTGACCGAGCACGGCGCGCCGCTGGAGCTGACCGAACTCCCGCTGCCCGCCGAGCTCGAAGCGGGCGCGGCGCTGGTCCGCGTCTCGTGCGCGACGCTGTGCGGCACGGACGTGGAGATCTGGTCCGGGAAGATGAGTTTCCCGGGCATGCTGCCGATGGTGCTGGGCCACGAAATGGTCGGCGAAGTCGTGGCGACCGGACCGGACACGCGCGACGCGCTCGGCCGGGCGATCGCGGTCGGCGCGCGGATCGGATGGTCGGAATCGACCTGCGGCGAGTGTTACGGCTGCACTGTGCTGCGCGAACCGGTCGCGTGCTCACGGCGCGGCTACGGATTCCTGCAGCGGTCCGACGTCGCGCCGTTCGCGACCGCCGGCCTGTGCGAGTACGCCTACGTCGTCCCAGGAGCGGCGAAGCTGCTGCTGCCCGCCGAGGTGCCCGACACCTGGGCGGCGATGGCCGGATGCGCGGCGAAAACCGTGCTGCGCGCGTTCGACCGCGTCGGCGGCGTCCGGCCCGGGTCCCGCGTGGTGGTGCAGGGATCCGGCGCGCTGGGCCTGTTCGCGACCGCGGTCGCGCACCTCAGCGGGGCGGGCAGGGTCCTCACCGTCGGCGCTCCGGCGGCGCGGCTGGAGCTGGCGAAGGAATTCGGGGCCGACGACGTGGTCGACGTCGCGGGCGGTTCGGACGCGATCGTCGAACGCGTCACCGAACTCACCGGCGGACACGGCGGCGACCTCGTGTTGGACTTCGCCGGCGCGCCGTCGATCGGCCGCGAGGCGGTCGCGATGGCGGCGCAGCGCGGACGGGTCGTGATCGTCGGCAGCACCGGGCCGGAGCCGACGCCGGTCCCGCTCGGCACGGTGATGGGCAAGGAACTGACCGTCGTCGGTTCGCTCAACGGCGACATCGCCGACTACCACCACGCGATCGAGTTCTTCGGTTCGTTCGCCTCCCGGATGCCGTGGGACCGGCTGTTCGGCGCCCCGGTCGGGCTGTCCGGCGCGAGCGAGCGGATCGAGGCCATGCACCGGCTGGACGAGACGAAAGCCGTCGTCGACCCGCGTCTGCCCTGA
- a CDS encoding amidohydrolase — protein sequence MPTSVADLVLRAAAVHTMAGAAPATALAVRDGRVLRAGTDAEVRELIGPGTQVLDLGDRAVLPGINDAHLHGAWLGALWPDTLFADDGAPGPGPEKPLRTAAERRAAILRAGGILAALGITSYTEPGLGPGEDDGHIGAFGMSVVEQYRELAAEGLLRARVTALWLYGELDGPSTFDNFRAGLATVDGPGGDPLRLNFRGVKIFADGIPPMRSAYTHHCYADGSHAHLLVGGADDPEREENFTRMVRTAHEAGLQVGVHATGDRAIELMLDAVEQAREERDVDLGHYVIHGDLVNTAQLKRMARLGVGLSAQAGIAVRTASVVDAALGEGSSATAWPLQEALDAGIPLCLTSDAPVLPPDWRKEIAAADQWMGPAEDVRQRMETLLRCYTVHPAQQDGAASWKGTLAPGMAADLCVLSADPFAVTPAELPSVEVDLTVLDGQIVFERTPGTIA from the coding sequence GTGCCGACCTCAGTTGCGGATCTCGTCTTGCGGGCAGCGGCGGTGCACACCATGGCCGGCGCCGCGCCCGCGACCGCGCTGGCCGTGCGGGACGGACGCGTGCTGCGCGCCGGAACCGACGCCGAGGTGCGGGAGCTGATCGGCCCCGGCACGCAAGTGCTCGACCTCGGCGACCGCGCGGTGCTGCCGGGCATCAACGACGCGCACCTGCACGGCGCCTGGCTCGGCGCGCTGTGGCCGGACACCCTGTTCGCCGACGACGGCGCGCCCGGGCCCGGTCCGGAAAAGCCGCTGCGCACCGCCGCCGAACGCCGGGCGGCCATCCTCCGCGCGGGCGGAATCCTTGCCGCGCTGGGCATTACGAGCTACACCGAACCCGGTCTCGGCCCGGGGGAGGACGACGGGCACATCGGCGCGTTCGGCATGTCCGTCGTCGAGCAGTACCGGGAACTGGCCGCCGAAGGACTGCTGCGGGCGAGGGTGACCGCGCTCTGGCTGTACGGCGAACTCGACGGTCCGAGCACGTTCGACAACTTCCGCGCCGGACTGGCCACAGTGGACGGACCGGGCGGCGACCCGCTCCGGCTGAACTTCCGCGGGGTGAAGATCTTCGCCGACGGCATCCCGCCGATGCGCTCGGCCTACACCCACCACTGCTACGCCGACGGCAGCCACGCGCACCTGCTCGTCGGCGGCGCGGACGACCCGGAACGCGAGGAGAACTTCACCCGGATGGTCCGCACCGCGCACGAGGCGGGACTGCAGGTCGGCGTGCACGCGACCGGCGACCGGGCGATCGAGCTGATGCTGGACGCCGTCGAACAGGCCCGGGAAGAACGGGACGTCGACCTCGGCCACTACGTCATCCACGGCGACCTGGTGAACACCGCGCAGCTCAAGCGGATGGCCCGGCTGGGGGTCGGGCTGTCCGCCCAGGCCGGGATCGCGGTGCGGACCGCCTCGGTGGTCGACGCGGCGCTGGGGGAGGGCAGTTCGGCGACCGCGTGGCCGCTGCAGGAGGCGCTGGACGCCGGGATCCCGCTGTGCCTGACCTCCGACGCTCCGGTGCTCCCGCCGGACTGGCGCAAGGAAATCGCGGCCGCGGACCAGTGGATGGGGCCCGCGGAGGACGTGCGGCAGCGGATGGAAACCCTGCTTCGCTGCTACACCGTGCACCCGGCTCAGCAGGACGGCGCCGCGTCGTGGAAGGGCACGCTCGCGCCGGGGATGGCGGCCGATTTGTGCGTGCTGTCCGCGGACCCGTTCGCGGTGACTCCTGCCGAACTGCCCTCGGTCGAAGTCGACCTGACTGTCCTGGATGGACAGATCGTCTTCGAGCGCACGCCCGGAACGATCGCCTAA
- a CDS encoding SDR family NAD(P)-dependent oxidoreductase translates to MPAARTVLITGGAGGIGRAIGAAFAEAGDSVVLADLDGAEEAAKSLGGRGIRLDITDETAISAALDEVGPVDVLVNNAGLLSVHGRLLDLPGADLLRILSTNVHGTFLMTQLVARRMVERGEPGVVVNLSSIGGRQPTPGMGGYESSKAAVDALTRWAAIELAEHGIRVNAVAPGPVATPMLAAAMPPGSPAHDAWVARIPDGRMAAVEDVAAAVVFLASPAAAHITGTSLPVDGGQLLT, encoded by the coding sequence ATGCCCGCTGCCCGTACCGTGCTGATCACCGGAGGTGCCGGCGGCATCGGCCGCGCGATCGGCGCCGCCTTCGCCGAGGCCGGCGATTCCGTGGTGCTCGCCGACCTCGACGGTGCCGAAGAAGCCGCCAAATCCCTTGGCGGACGCGGAATCCGGCTCGACATCACCGACGAGACGGCGATCTCCGCGGCGCTCGACGAGGTCGGTCCGGTCGACGTCTTGGTCAACAACGCCGGTCTGCTGAGCGTCCACGGCCGGTTGCTGGACCTGCCGGGCGCGGACCTGCTGCGCATTCTTTCGACGAACGTGCACGGCACGTTCCTGATGACGCAACTGGTCGCCCGCCGGATGGTCGAGCGCGGCGAGCCGGGGGTCGTGGTGAACCTGTCCTCGATCGGCGGACGGCAGCCGACGCCGGGCATGGGCGGCTACGAAAGCAGCAAGGCGGCGGTCGACGCGCTGACCCGGTGGGCGGCGATCGAACTGGCGGAGCACGGGATCCGGGTGAACGCGGTCGCGCCCGGCCCGGTCGCGACGCCGATGCTCGCCGCCGCGATGCCGCCCGGCTCGCCCGCGCACGACGCGTGGGTGGCGCGGATCCCGGACGGCCGGATGGCCGCGGTCGAGGACGTCGCCGCCGCGGTGGTCTTCCTGGCGAGCCCGGCCGCCGCTCACATCACCGGCACGAGCCTCCCGGTGGACGGCGGCCAGCTGCTCACCTGA
- a CDS encoding aldo/keto reductase has translation MATDRPGLGPAFPRVPALSLGSWNTWDRMEFGDAVALIARAAELGHAFFDVAHYDMGPHAEGSTTDQIFGRAVREAGLAREDWLYCGKLWLWDYPQVGFTQQMNTSLERVGVESADLVVVGDYFGEIDLEQVVADVAEQMDAGRFRAWGVNNWRIDDLRKAIAIARKHGLEPPVFAQLKYGLARRSMAEGEFYAPLFASGELALQASDIFEGGLLVGNVKPNRKIGADVGGIREKIAAAWPAVQRIANELDASPAQLGIAFCLANPATANVLVGVSRQAQLEDNAGALSLLTRVGADRIRELTKELWLDREVAADGTW, from the coding sequence GTGGCGACGGATCGACCTGGACTGGGCCCGGCGTTCCCGCGCGTGCCGGCGTTGTCGCTCGGCTCGTGGAACACCTGGGACCGGATGGAGTTCGGCGACGCGGTCGCGCTGATCGCCCGCGCGGCCGAACTCGGGCACGCCTTCTTCGACGTCGCGCACTACGACATGGGCCCGCACGCCGAGGGCTCCACGACCGACCAGATTTTCGGCCGGGCGGTCCGCGAAGCCGGTCTCGCCCGCGAAGATTGGCTCTACTGCGGGAAACTCTGGCTTTGGGACTACCCCCAGGTCGGCTTCACGCAGCAGATGAACACGTCGCTGGAACGCGTCGGCGTCGAGTCGGCCGATTTGGTCGTGGTCGGCGACTACTTCGGCGAGATCGACCTCGAACAGGTCGTCGCGGACGTCGCCGAGCAGATGGATGCTGGCCGGTTCCGCGCGTGGGGCGTGAACAATTGGCGCATTGACGATCTGCGCAAGGCCATTGCCATCGCGCGCAAACATGGCCTGGAGCCGCCGGTTTTCGCGCAGCTCAAATACGGGCTCGCGCGCCGGTCGATGGCCGAGGGCGAGTTCTATGCGCCACTGTTCGCCTCCGGAGAGTTGGCCCTGCAGGCGTCGGACATTTTCGAAGGCGGGCTGCTCGTCGGGAATGTGAAGCCGAATCGCAAGATCGGTGCCGACGTCGGCGGCATCCGGGAGAAGATCGCCGCCGCTTGGCCTGCGGTGCAACGGATCGCGAACGAACTGGACGCTTCGCCCGCGCAGCTGGGAATTGCCTTCTGCCTGGCCAATCCCGCGACCGCGAACGTCCTGGTGGGCGTATCGCGGCAGGCGCAGCTGGAGGACAATGCGGGCGCGCTCTCCTTGCTGACGCGCGTCGGCGCGGACCGGATTCGCGAGCTGACCAAGGAGTTGTGGCTCGACCGCGAAGTCGCCGCCGACGGAACCTGGTGA
- a CDS encoding methyltransferase dimerization domain-containing protein — protein sequence MTKPAPDRIVDIAIGYMGAKQLFAASRIGLFRALADGPRTAPELAAATGKSEQLTRILADAMNARGLLERTEGRYELAEDAREYLGGDGATDLAPFLAFLNEISYGHWLQFDTTVDSGKPGDLQMDEGRWATFMAGVMRYNALHASMLARAFDFSPYRSMLDLGGLSPEFAIGALRANPALTARFVFAPESTQGITDAVNAAGYADRTSIDPAPTESATPGGEHDLVMVNHVVHRFTAEQNRKILANARAAAGDGATLLLLDFFLDDDERQRPIDALHAGEYFVIDGTVVYPEAEVREWLDGAGWRVCDVLALPGSPRVLVADAV from the coding sequence ATGACGAAACCAGCGCCGGACCGCATCGTCGACATCGCCATCGGGTACATGGGCGCGAAGCAGTTGTTCGCCGCCTCGCGGATCGGCTTGTTCCGCGCGCTCGCCGACGGTCCGCGCACGGCGCCGGAACTCGCCGCCGCCACCGGCAAGAGCGAGCAGCTGACGCGCATCCTGGCCGACGCGATGAACGCGCGCGGCCTGCTGGAGCGCACCGAGGGCCGCTACGAGCTGGCCGAGGACGCGCGGGAGTACCTGGGCGGGGACGGCGCTACGGATCTCGCGCCGTTCCTGGCCTTCCTCAACGAAATCAGCTACGGCCACTGGCTCCAGTTCGACACCACTGTGGACAGTGGCAAACCCGGCGACCTCCAGATGGACGAGGGCCGCTGGGCGACGTTCATGGCGGGCGTCATGCGCTACAACGCCCTGCACGCGTCGATGCTCGCGCGCGCATTCGATTTCTCGCCCTACCGCAGCATGCTCGATCTGGGCGGATTGTCGCCGGAATTCGCGATCGGCGCGTTGCGGGCGAATCCCGCACTGACCGCTCGTTTCGTTTTCGCGCCCGAGTCCACGCAAGGCATCACCGACGCGGTGAATGCGGCCGGGTACGCGGATCGTACGAGCATCGACCCCGCGCCGACGGAATCCGCGACGCCGGGCGGAGAGCACGATCTGGTGATGGTGAACCACGTAGTGCACCGGTTCACCGCGGAGCAGAACCGGAAAATCCTGGCGAACGCGCGCGCGGCCGCCGGGGACGGCGCGACGTTGCTGCTGCTGGACTTCTTCCTCGACGACGACGAACGGCAGCGTCCGATCGACGCGCTGCACGCGGGGGAGTACTTCGTGATCGACGGAACCGTCGTCTATCCGGAGGCGGAAGTTCGCGAATGGCTCGACGGTGCAGGATGGCGCGTATGCGATGTCCTCGCGCTGCCCGGAAGTCCCCGCGTTCTGGTCGCCGACGCCGTCTGA
- a CDS encoding ABC transporter substrate-binding protein — protein MTRTRTAALFAAAAAALLAIAGCTGSGAAGAGAGTDELKAGVFLDVTSWDPANADIGFDGPYLSAVYDPLVALDKDAKPVPALAKSWDWSADRLTLTMHLRDDVAFDDGQKFDSAAAVENLNHLKAGTRSGQAYTDVKSVEAKDPSTVVLHLSERDDALLYFMGLGRSWMASPKAIKANSLANGPDGSGPYTFDKASSQPQSQYVFKKRAKHWDSATYPFPTVRLFPITDQAASFNAMLSGQLNVQFANAANLPKAQQNGWNVAKKPASWVGVQFADRTGSQVKALGDQRVRQAISYAFDAAGILKAVGNDAGTVTDQLWPSGSQVYDPAGNGKYKTDLAKAKQLLAEAGYPNGFSLKMPMSTIFQAWQPAAEQTFGQLGIKVDWQNMSMPDYQKNAPTYPMFLAVIAMDGNDMATLTDQVTSSQWYNPKPSVDAFPEVKALVQKAEQAQPGPEQTAALKELNGKLVDLAWWNVWYQADNLYFSVKGITVTPITGMMFPTLRFIQRG, from the coding sequence ATGACGAGGACAAGGACAGCGGCGTTGTTCGCGGCGGCCGCCGCGGCGCTGCTCGCGATCGCCGGATGCACCGGCTCGGGCGCCGCCGGGGCGGGCGCGGGCACCGACGAGCTGAAGGCGGGCGTGTTCCTCGACGTGACGTCGTGGGACCCGGCCAACGCCGACATCGGCTTCGACGGCCCGTACCTGTCCGCGGTCTACGACCCGCTGGTCGCCTTGGACAAGGACGCCAAGCCGGTCCCCGCGCTCGCGAAATCGTGGGACTGGTCGGCCGACCGGCTGACCCTGACCATGCACCTGCGCGACGACGTCGCGTTCGACGACGGCCAGAAGTTCGATTCCGCCGCGGCGGTCGAGAACCTCAACCACCTGAAGGCGGGCACCCGGTCCGGCCAGGCCTACACCGACGTGAAGAGCGTCGAGGCAAAGGACCCGTCGACGGTCGTGCTGCATCTGTCCGAACGCGACGACGCGCTGTTGTATTTCATGGGTCTCGGCCGCAGCTGGATGGCTTCGCCCAAGGCGATCAAGGCCAACTCGCTCGCCAACGGCCCCGACGGCTCCGGCCCGTACACCTTCGACAAGGCGTCGTCGCAACCGCAGTCGCAATACGTCTTCAAGAAGCGCGCGAAGCACTGGGACAGCGCCACCTACCCGTTCCCGACCGTGCGGCTGTTCCCGATCACCGACCAGGCGGCGAGCTTCAACGCGATGCTGTCCGGTCAGCTGAACGTGCAGTTCGCCAACGCGGCCAACCTGCCGAAGGCGCAGCAGAACGGCTGGAACGTCGCGAAGAAGCCGGCGTCGTGGGTCGGCGTCCAGTTCGCGGACCGCACCGGCAGCCAGGTGAAGGCGCTCGGCGACCAGCGCGTGCGGCAGGCGATCTCCTACGCCTTCGACGCGGCCGGGATCCTCAAGGCGGTCGGCAACGACGCCGGCACGGTCACCGACCAGCTGTGGCCGAGCGGCAGCCAGGTCTACGACCCGGCGGGCAACGGCAAGTACAAGACCGACCTCGCGAAGGCCAAGCAGCTGCTCGCCGAAGCCGGATATCCCAACGGGTTCAGCCTGAAGATGCCGATGTCCACGATCTTCCAGGCGTGGCAGCCCGCCGCCGAGCAGACGTTCGGGCAGTTGGGCATCAAGGTCGACTGGCAGAACATGTCGATGCCGGACTACCAGAAGAACGCGCCGACGTACCCGATGTTCCTCGCGGTGATCGCGATGGACGGCAACGACATGGCCACGCTGACTGACCAGGTCACCTCCTCGCAGTGGTACAACCCGAAGCCGTCGGTGGACGCCTTCCCGGAGGTGAAGGCGCTCGTGCAGAAGGCGGAGCAGGCCCAGCCCGGCCCGGAGCAGACGGCGGCGCTCAAGGAGCTCAACGGGAAGCTCGTGGACCTCGCCTGGTGGAACGTCTGGTACCAGGCCGACAACCTCTACTTCAGCGTCAAGGGCATCACCGTCACGCCGATCACCGGCATGATGTTCCCGACGCTGCGGTTCATCCAGCGCGGCTGA